The proteins below come from a single Gordonia pseudamarae genomic window:
- a CDS encoding GNAT family N-acetyltransferase, whose protein sequence is MSILVRPATDTDCPQIAAIYRHYVEHTVATFDTVAPALGAWQEKVAAIAAAGRPFLVAVKRDDNDQRTDNDQRTDNDQRTDCDQIAGFAYLGAFRTMPAYDRTSEDTIYVRPGLGGTGIGSALMTRLLADAAGSDVRQIIAVIAATGGAASIALHLKHGFTHAGQLRAVGRKAGQWIDTVYLQYSVGDPGLG, encoded by the coding sequence ATGAGTATTCTGGTGCGCCCCGCCACCGACACCGACTGCCCGCAGATAGCGGCCATCTACCGGCACTACGTGGAGCACACCGTCGCCACCTTTGACACCGTCGCGCCGGCGCTCGGCGCGTGGCAAGAGAAGGTCGCCGCCATCGCCGCCGCGGGCAGGCCGTTTCTCGTGGCCGTCAAGCGCGATGACAATGATCAACGAACTGACAATGATCAACGAACTGACAACGATCAACGAACTGACTGCGATCAGATCGCCGGGTTCGCCTATCTCGGCGCATTCCGCACCATGCCCGCCTACGACCGGACCTCCGAGGACACCATCTACGTGCGCCCCGGACTGGGCGGCACCGGAATCGGTTCGGCGTTGATGACGCGGCTTCTCGCCGATGCCGCCGGTAGCGATGTCCGGCAGATCATCGCGGTGATAGCCGCGACGGGCGGGGCGGCCTCTATCGCGCTGCACCTCAAACACGGATTCACCCACGCCGGACAACTGCGCGCCGTCGGACGCAAAGCCGGCCAGTGGATCGACACCGTCTACCTGCAATACAGTGTCGGCGATCCGGGCCTCGGCTGA